attaagaattaatcttttttcttcttcgtaAACATAGAAGAATGTCCTCCAGTacacttttctttctctcctctCTCCCACGAATATCTCTTCTTCCCCTCAAAGACTtcctttaattaattattttgaaattattaaaaattaaaatgttaaacaaTAATAGTTTAGAAAAAATGACATCGGCAACAATACATGGAAGGAATTTGTGAATATTTACATTGAGCAAAGTGTGAggtttgtttttaattgaattgGTTTTTGCTTATCATCGAAAAATACTATAATTTgtttaaagtatattaaattttttaattgttaactATATGATTTGCTACAAAAAATTGACGGAGAAAGGTTAAGTTGATAGAGGTAGAAACGGTAATTTCTATAGAGTATTTATTTCACATAACtaattaacataatatttcaCATTCGAAATTGTTAGAAGTatgtaaaatagtttttattattatttaatgacaagatgtattaatttaaatttattatatatatatatatatatataaataaagagatACACTTTTTTTTGTGATATGATATGAATTATTGACTTGATGAATAATAACATTGTATGTGTTGGTGTGTTTGTGTGGCGTATTTTCATGAGTCTTATTAATTTCAAGAGTCTTGTCTCGAGAATAGATTCTTTAGAAACGTATATGTTTGGAGTAATTCTAGGATTTTGACTCGTGAGTAGATTCTTTAGGAGTGTATATATGTGGCATAATTCCAAGGTTTTGACCTGCAAGTAGATTCTTTCATTGGGGACGTGTGCATAGATTCTTTCTTTGGGGACGTGTGCATAGATTCTTTCTTTGGGAACGTGTGCATGTGGCGCAATTTTGAGGGTCTCGTCTTGAGAATAGATTCTCTAGTGGTGTATATGTTTGGCAAAATTCCAAGGATCTGGTGAAAAGATTCTATGGTGACATTTCCGTTAGTGTACACGCTGATGTAGAAGTCCTCGTATTAGAGGTTATCTTGACATTCTAGAGGAATCACAGTGAATATATAATAGCCTATATTTCATgaatatgattaattttaacattttttatttaggtCTGGGTATAACATTGTCTTCTCTCACCGAATGCCTTTATTTCCATCTCTAGTATGAAAGGCAATgttttttcaattgttttctTCCTCGCCTAAGTATAACCACATCTTTTTAGTATCTTGAGTCACGTTCGCAAGTTCACCATTGGAGACTCATCTTGCTCGCGTCCCATTGGAGATGATGATAGTCATGTTTAAAGAACTCTTTATTCCATTTAGAGGATGGTGAACAAAACATTAGGATAACTTTAGAGGTCAATGAATCCTAAGCCTTTAAGTGTTGTATACATGACAAACATAAAGTGTAAAAGAATGAGAAATCTCTAATTACTACTAGAAATCACCACATAGACTTTTAGAATTTTCTAAAGAGTTTAAGCAAgtgaaataaatttatgaaatgtaGAAAAATTAggggaaaatattaaaaaagaaaagagatagtATACGATAAAATATTTCACTTCATCAAACTACATAatcattttaagttttttttttccacaaaAATCTTGTCAAGATAATATTTGTGATAAACACACTCTATAAACAAATgcacaataataaaaattagtacAAAACAATTTGATTCAAAAATCAATTTCTAACTATTTGTagtgaatttttaaaaatcaatactAGTGATGAAAACTGAATGTTTATGTTGCTTGTTTGAATGTTTATTTTGCTTATTTCTGGTTCAACAATGTATCCATTGCTAAatctttgtttaatttttgaagttgtttaaTAGAATGTAGAGTTACTAAaatgaaaatacttttttttaaaaaattcaatatataactattcattaaaaattcataaataggTTACAGTTTTTTCATGAACCATAGTCTATTATGTATTGTAGGTTACAATTATAAACCTTTATCTTaaactctatttttttaatataccaTTAATTATAGTTTAACGGTAACaatatctttctttttgttgtactagtgatgaaattttgaaattcattctatttttcatataatgatctatcacttaattttttttttttactttagttGATAAAAATGTTTGCTAATTGTATAGTTCTTAATAAGTCAAAAGTTTTGGTTATAGTATGAGATTTGAAAAGAGAAATAATAGTATGACATACAcaaattttttactttcatttaaaaaaaattactcttGCAATCATTACTAAGTgttgtttcaatttttactacaaaagttacaatttttatattaatatatagtcTCCCTTATGGACTCTATGTTGAATAATTGTACCCGTGACACATCATTAAACTATCATTCTAGGATGCATGTAGTTATTCTATATAGACAGCAGTATTACAAATTCAATAACTAAATTTGTAAGATGGAGTGATTTAAACTTGACATGAGACAAAAGCATtttgtcaaaaaataaaaataaattggaagaaatttttaaagttgaatttAGGCACAAAGAAACTGAATTTTCATTACTAGTAACCAAAAGTGACATTTAGATTAAAGTCAAGGAAGGAAGACACCTATCAACAATCATCCTCTCAATcccaaatatcaaataaaaaacaaccaGCAACTTATAACCTAAACCACAACCCAATTCacgacaaaaaataaaacttaataacTACCAAgtctcaattttatttatacaacaAAAAACTTAGATACAGTTCCCTGAAATATCATTCTTTCATCAACACTGAAGTTCTATCCTTTTGAATTAAGGAAATAAAACTTCAACTCTCACATAATAGAAAAACATTACAGTCATATATCTAAGTTTTGCTTGAATGAATATGTGATTCATGAATCCTTTTATTGCTGGAGTAGGATAAGAGGAGTGATCATTCCCTCTCTGCCTGCTGCGTTCCTTGCATGGTTGAGAAGCAGCTTTGAGATCTTCCAAGTGGTCGACAAATGAAACGGTCTTTCCTCGGAGAATCCAAAGTTCGGAACAGAATCTGTTTGACGGCGAGGATGAAATCCTCATTCGTGCTGTCGGGAGGAGTTGATGATCTGAACTGTTGGCAGAACCTCATGTGACGTTTCAGAGCTTCGTCTGTTGTAATCAtgattttctctctctccctctcttcttTCACTGCCTCCGAACACAGCCCACAAATCCAACGCCCACCGTACCTCTCCTTCACGCGCCCAATGTACGCCTGCGTACACTCCTCCACCAACGCGCAGCAGCAGCACTTCACAGACGTCACAGCCGCCTCCGCCGTTTCCGCCACCATCTCCGCTGCCGTCATCGACTTCGTCTCTTTCAAAACCTTCGCAGCCATAGCTACAAACCCGTCAAATCAAATAAGAATAATTACACGAATAGTTTCTATTGGTGATGCTAATAAGTAAGGTACGGAGATTTTTGCATGGTATTTGCTTAATTTGTGGATTTGATAACAAAGGTAGAGGAAATCCGTTTCAAGatcttcttttttttgtaaGTTATTGACGTACCCGATAAATCAGAAGTTGAAGACGAATGAAAACAATGGAAAGATCTAGAAAAATGATGGAAACTATTTGTATCTGTTTTATCGCTCCTTCTCCCACTGAGTCTCTTCAACCTTCTCGCCGCCGAAAAAGAAAAGCTTGAACAGCTTATGGTACATCACAAACCCTTCACGGGCTCTCTTGGAGAAATTGGTGAAACCGAATCCAACACgaacacaaaatcaataattaacTGGTTTTGTGGGTGATGGATCTGAATTTGGTCCACAACATGTGCGAgtgttgtgttttgtgtgtGACGAGGATTGAGGCAGAAGGGTGTGGATGTGTGGATAGATATAGAGGCTGAGATGCAGATCTTTGTGTTgctttgtaatttatttatattcaaaaggAAAAATTTCCAATCATTGGAGGGTTTCGGTGCGATTGGAAATTACcatatgtttgtttttaatattatttggttTGGTTTTACTTGCTGTACTGTGCTGTTACTTTCAGTTTGAAGAGATTTCTAGACTGTTCCTTCTGTTTAGAGTGGAAGgttcaaattatttattgtgtAACTGATTTAAAATCTTAGcggaaatatataaaaaattgaggataaaaaaagttgttttggtTTCTCAagttttaaacaatatttttattttctaaatttaaaatgataatttaactTGAAAGACTAAAATTACCTTTTCGTTTTAATCTTTTACAACAGTAAATTTGAAAGACTAAAatggatttcttttttattttaaaacaggAAAGATATTTTTTGGAAAAGGTAAGATATAAACGCTTTTATgcaagattaaaattaaattttttctcATATGGAAACTAAAAGTATAAATCAATTATGTGAAAAACATATATTAGAAATATTGcatttagaaggaaaaaaacaaCTGAACGCTTCTCAAAAtgatttcaagaaaataaatttaaaattggaaaacattaaatgaaatcttttggattttgttttgGGAGGATTTTATTTTGAGAggatttattatttgttgaaacagaaaaaaaaagaattattagaACGGATTTACCAAGTTTAAAAATGCATATATTATCAGAAAGATATATCTGTTCTCAATACAGTACAATTCAtgccaatatatatatatatatatatatatatatatatatatatatatatatatatatatatatatatatatatatataatataatatgaactaaaatacGATATATGAAGATAgacaatattattaaaatattaaaaagtgtcagaagttattattatattcttttactgatgttataatttgaataattttcttgttaaatatgttttggtAATCTACTTTGTCgttaactttaattatattttctgtatttcaaaaaattgattaattaattcttatattttaaaaaataaatttaggttttatatcaattgtacgacgataaaagtttaattatatattaaacttaaatataaagaaaaactaacattatatatattaatgaatacaCATACGTGCTTATGGATATCTTTTTctcatgataaaaaataaaagaatattatataatttttgtaagaccctgaaaaattaaaggaaaatgtgAATCTCGGGTCATTAGTAGAGTAAGAAACCAAAA
This window of the Vigna angularis cultivar LongXiaoDou No.4 chromosome 7, ASM1680809v1, whole genome shotgun sequence genome carries:
- the LOC108337218 gene encoding uncharacterized protein LOC108337218 isoform X1 codes for the protein MAAKVLKETKSMTAAEMVAETAEAAVTSVKCCCCALVEECTQAYIGRVKERYGGRWICGLCSEAVKEEREREKIMITTDEALKRHMRFCQQFRSSTPPDSTNEDFILAVKQILFRTLDSPRKDRFICRPLGRSQSCFSTMQGTQQAERE
- the LOC108337218 gene encoding uncharacterized protein LOC108337218 isoform X2, which translates into the protein MTAAEMVAETAEAAVTSVKCCCCALVEECTQAYIGRVKERYGGRWICGLCSEAVKEEREREKIMITTDEALKRHMRFCQQFRSSTPPDSTNEDFILAVKQILFRTLDSPRKDRFICRPLGRSQSCFSTMQGTQQAERE